In the Carboxydothermus hydrogenoformans Z-2901 genome, AGTATTGAACGCCGCCGGCGAAAATTAGGGGCCATACCCTTCCGCCAGCTGGAAGGGGGTAAGTAAAAATGTTTGAACACTTTTTTGGTTTTCACCGCACCCCCTTCGGGAGGGATCTGCCGGTAAACTCTTTGTTTACCACTCCTGCCCATGAAGAGCTGGTATCCAGGCTTAAATATGCAGCGGAAAAACGCCTCTTTGCCCTAATTACCGGCGAAGTAGGAGCAGGTAAGTCCACAGCATTACGGCAACTATTATCGCTATTAAACCCCAATAAGTACCGGGTTATTTATATTAGCGATTCTGGTCTAACTCCCAGGCATTTTTACTGGGAAGCCCTGCGGCAGCTTGACTGTGAGCCACGCTTTAACCGGGGACAGGCTAAACGTCAGCTGCATCAGGTTATCCTTGACTTAGCAGAAAATCAACAGAAAATACCGGTAGTTATTGTGGATGAAGCTCATCTCCTTGACCGGGAAATGCTTGAAGAAATACGCTTTCTTTTGAATTTTCGCATGGATTCGTATAATCCAATGAGTCTAATTCTGGTAGGTCAGCCAGAACTGCGCCGTATCTTACAACTTCAGGTTTATGAAGCTATTGCTCAGAGGATTAACCTTCGCTACCACCTTCCGCCCATGGAACGGGAGGAAGCAAAAGGCTATGTGGCCCACCATCTCAGGACAGCCGGGGCAAGTTCAGCAATTTTTACCGATGATGCCTTGGATATGGTCTATGAGTATGCTGGGGGTATTGCCCGGAAAATCAATAACCTGTGCATTGCTTGTCTAATGGCAGCTGCAGCCGAACAGAAACGGCTTATTGATGACCGTATGGTCAAGGTAGTAATTGAAAATGAATTTTCTGTATAAAATTATGTCAATGGCCAGGCAGTATAAAAAACTGCCTGGCCAAATAAAGTGAGCAATATTTGCGGCCACTTAATTTGAGCTAAATGTGGTCAATTAGTGTGAGCGGTAACATTCAGGTTGTAGGCTCGGGTGTAGATTTAAATAAAGCAACAATAAACGGACTTGAAAGAATGGCTAACTTAACAGGCCTTTCAATCTCTGAAGTAAAAAACAGAGCAACTATTACCGGTGACATTCAAATAGGCAGGTTACCAGGAGTAGTACAGGTCACCATGTTAACTCCAAGCAGCATTTTGAAGAAATTGAATTTACTGGAGATATATGAGGAGCAATATAAGTAAAGGAAACACACTAAATTTGTAAAGTAAATCAGGCGGGGTAACCCGCCTGATATGTGTCTTTCTTGGCTTGTATTATCGATAAGAATATGGCCATGTATAACTATACTTAAAATACAGGGGCAAGAAATACTTTTTAGTGTTTTTTATAGTTCTTTACTTTTTAAATAATTTAAAAGGAAGTTAGATATTAAATTTCTATTTCGAGTCCACCGCACTCTGACTTTAATTAAATCTGCTAGCTGCCCAGCTTAGTAACAATAATCTGTTGGAAGATAAATAAGTTTTTTTGCTTCATCCTGGGTTAAATCTGTTTCTTTTTTATTTAGTTAAATCTAACTCACACCTTTTTATTGTTCGGAATTTATTTTTTGCCTGGACATGGTCAGCCCTGGATAATGTATGTATTACCGGAGTTGACGCGAAATAGCTTGATGTTATATGGAGGGTAGTATTTGGTGAAATAAGTAAAGTAGGATAGTTTTTAAAAATAATTTTGGGAAAAGAGGAGGAAAATTTTTAAGTTACTGGTAATAAAGTGCAATAATGTATAACAATGCCGCTGTAAGTACATTAAATGTTGATGCCTCGAATAGGTTAAAATTTTTTTCGCGATAAAATTCCTAAAGGGCGGGAGTGGCACAATCCTTTTTTGAAAGGATGGAAATAACAGTGAATATTGTGCTCATTGCTCCTTATAAAAATCTGCTTGAAATAGCTATTGAGGTCAAAAAGGATTTTGATTTTGCTTTTAATTTGGAACTTGGAGATCTAAGTGAAGGCGTGAAAATAGCACAGGAGTGGGAAAAGAAAGGAGCCGACATCATTATTAGCCGTGGTGGTACTTACCAACTTATAAAAGAAGCAGTATCGATACCTGTAGTTGAAATAAAAGTTAGCCCCTTCGATATTCTCAGGCAGTTTAAAGGACTGATTGGTTATAGCGAACCTATTGGAGTCGCTGGTTATATGAATGTAATTTACGGTTCTGAAGTTATCGGGGAAGTATTGAATTTAAACCTTATTAAAATAGAAATCAAAAAGGAAACAGAAGCTCTATTTCAAATTGCTGAAGCCAAGGAAAAAGGCGCAAAGATAATCATCGGTGACACCATTGGTGCTTGTTGCGCTGCACAACTAGGGCTTAAAAGTCGGCTAATTATTTCTGGTAAAGAAGCGGTTGCAAATGCGCTTAGTGAAGCATTCAGGCTAGCGGAAGCCATTAAATCAGAAAAAGAAAAAACCGAACAGATTAAAACAATTGTTGACTTTGTACATGACGGGATTATTGCCGTGGATAAAGATGGGAGGATATCTATATATAATAAAATGGCGGAAAAAATATTCAAAAAACTACCTTCCGAAGTTATAGGAAAAAAAGTAGAAACAGTAATACCTAATACCCGATTATACGAGGTGATAAAGACAGGAAAGCCTGAAATCGGAAAAATACAGGAAATTTCGGGAACTATGATTGCCACAAACCGAGTTCCAATTGTGGTAGGTAATGAGGTTGTAGGAGCAGTTGCAACATTTCAGGATGTGGCTGAAATTCAAAATATGGAACAAAAAATAAGAAGACGGCTGGCAGATAAAGGATTGATTGCGTCTTTTAAGTTTGATGACATTATTTTTATAAGTGATAAAATGAAAGATGTTGTTAATCAAGCAAAAAAATATGCTCTTTTAGATTCTACAGTCCTTATTTTGGGCGAAACGGGTACGGGCAAGGAACTTTTTGCCCAAAGTATTCACAATGCAAGTGAAAGAAAAAATGGTCCATTTGTAGCAATAAATTGTGCTGCTTTGCCAGAAAATTTATTAGAGAGCGAATTGTTCGGATATGCTGAAGGAGCTTTTACTGGCGCAAGAAAAGGAGGAAAGGCAGGGCTATTCGAGCTTGCTCATAAAGGTACCATATTTTTAGACGAAATCGGTGAAATGCCTATGGGGCTCCAGTCAAAACTGCTAAGAGTAATCCAAGAAAAAAAGGTGATGAGAATAGGAGATGATAGGTTAATCCCGGTTGATGTGAGAATAATATGTGCCACAAATCGAAATCTTATTGAAATGATTAATGAAGGTAAGTTTAAACGAGACTTATTTTACCGGATTAGCATTCTTCAAATCCATATACCGTCTCTCAGGGAAAGAAAAGAGGACATTGAAGTACTTGTACCATACTTTATAAAAAAATATTCACTTATTTGCAAAAAGCATATTCAAGGAATCACTTCCAGGGGGATGGAGCTTTTAAAGAAATGGGATTATCCAGGAAATGTAAGGGAATTGGAGAGCATTATCGAAAGAGCCTGCGCTATTTGCGAAGGTAATATTATCGATGTAAGGGATATTAAACTATACAATGATCAAGATAGTATGGAAAATAAAGTGTCAAGTCAATCCTTCCTTGAAATAAAACCATTAGACGAAATTGAAAAAGAATATATTAAAAAGGTTATAAAATTTACAGATGGAAATTTATCAGAAGCAGCGAAAAAGCTTGGAATAAGTAGAACAACTTTATGGAGAAAATTAAAAAATTTCAATTAAATTCATTACCGGAAACCATTGTTGCATTTTGCAACAATGGTTTTATTTTTTAACGAATAAGTGTTTCAAATTTTAACATTTGTATTAAAGTATTTAGCAATTAACAGATAAAACGTTGGCATGACCTTTGCTTGAGGTATTAAATGGAGGTGGTTATATGAAAAAACTTGCAGTTGTGGCTCATCCTGAAGATAACGTGGCCACAGCAGTACAAAACTTAAGTAAAAACGAGGAGGTGCTAGTGGATGTAAACGGTAAAGAATTGAGGATAAAATTAATTGATAATATTCCCTTTGGGCACAAATTTGCTCTCAAAGAAATTGAGATGGGAGCAAATGTGGTTAAGTACGGTGAGGTTATAGGGAGAGCTACAAAGTCCATCAAAGTTGGCGAACATGTTCATGTCCACAACATTGAGAGTTTGCGCGGTAGGGGTGACTGGGAGGGGGATGTAAAATGAAAATCAAAGGTTTTGTAAGGCCAGACGGTAAAGTTGGTATCCGTAATCACGTGTTAATAATTCCATCATCGGTTTGTGCTAGCGAAGTAGCTATGCGGATAGCTTCTCATGTAAATGGAGCAGTAGCTCTCGCCAACCAGCACGGCTGCTGCCAGATTGGGGCTGATCTGGAACTTGTTACAAAGACGCTTATAGGACTCGGTAAGAATCCAAATGTAGCAGCTGTTCTTGTTGTAGGTTTAGGCTGTGAAGGGGTTCCCACTGAGAAGGTTGCTGACGAAATATCAAAAACTGGAAAAAAAGTTGAATATATAATTATACAAGATTGTGGGGGAACTTTAAAAGCTGAGGAGATTGGTACAAGACTGGCAAGGCAAATGGCTCAGGAAGTTTCTTTGCTTAAAAGAGAAGAAGTAGATATCACAAATTTAATATTGGCGGTTGAATGTGGAGGATCTGATACTACCTCTGGGCTTGCATCAAATCCGGTAGCAGGTTATGTTTCAGATAAACTAATCGAGCTTGGTGGCACTTCAATGTTTTCGGAAACTACAGAAATAATTGGTGCCGAACACCTACTTGCTAAACGCGCAGTTTCCAAGGAAGTAGCTCAAAAGCTTCTAGAAATAGTTAGAAGGTGTGAGGAAAAAGCCAAAACAATGGGAGTTGACATGCGTGGAGGACAGCCAACCCCTGGAAATATCGAAGGTGGTATAAGTACCATAGAAGAAAAATCTCTTGGATGTATATATAAGGGAGGTACTAAACCAGTACAGGGCGTTTTGGAATACGCAGAGGCACCAACAGGTAAAGGGCTTTATATTATGGATACCCCAGGACAGGATATTGAATCGATAACAGGGATGACAGCAGGTGGAGCGCAACTAGTAATCTTTACAACAGGTAGAGGAACACCAACTGGTTCACCTATAGCTCCAGTAATAAAAATTACTGCTAACCCTGATACATTTAAAAAGATGGAAGACAATATCGATTTTAATGCTGGCACGATAATTTTAGGAGATGAAACTATTCGGGAAGCAGGCGAACGGTTATTTAGTGAAATGATAGAAGTTTGCAATGGCAAGCTTACCAAAGCCGAGGCTCTGAAACATAGAGAATTTGGAATATATAAACTTATTTCAACCTTTTAAAGATTCAATTTATATGCATAAAAGTCTATAGCAGTCCCCCCTTTTTTTTAGAGGGGGACTGTCACCTTAAAACATTGCAACTGCTATACTAAATGCTTTGCAGAATTTCTCGATATCTTCTGAATTACAAATATGCTTAAATTTCGTAAATTTTTAATTTTGGTCTAATTATAATTTATGTAAATTTTTTAGAATAATCTAATTTATTTAAACTAAAATTTTGCAAGGAGGGAGCCAAATGAAAATTAAAGCAACTTTAGAACGTGTACCTGGTGGTATGATGGTCATTCCCCTTTTTTTGGGTACATTAATTAATACACTTTTTCCAAATGCAGCAAACACATTTGGATCCTTTACAGGAGCTTTACTAACCGGCGCTTTACCAATTTTAGCAGTATTTTTTGTATGCATGGGAGCAACCATAGATTTTAAAGCGACACCTTACATTTTAAAAAAAGGTGGAGCTTTATGGATTACAAAAATATTAATTGGAGTTATCGTAGGAGTTATAGGTGCCAAATTTCTTGGAGAAGGAATGATAAAAAGTGGTCCGTTTGTCGGACTTTCTGTTTTAGCTCTTGTAGCATCGATGAATGATACAAATGGTGGCTTATATATGGCCTTAATGGGACAATTTGGCAAAAAAGAAGACGTAGCAGCTTATTCTGTTATGAGCTTAGAATCTGGGCCGTTTTTTACAATGGTGACATTAGGAGTGGCAGGACTTTCAGCATTTCCATGGCAAATGCTTGTTGGAGCAATACTTCCTCTTATAATTGGTATGATTTTGGGTAATTTAGATAAAGAACTGAGGGAATTTTTCGGTAGAGCAGTACCAGTATTAATACCGTTTTTTGCTTTTGGGCTTGGAGCCAAAATGAATTTGCTTGATGTATGGAAGGCTGGACTTGTAGGTATCTTGGTGGGCGTTGCTGTAGTAGTTATTACTGGAACGGCATTATTTATTGCTGATCGGTTAACCGGTGGTAACGGAATAGCCGGGTTAGCGGCTGCATCTACTGCAGGAAATGCTGCAGCAGTACCAGCTGTAGTTGCATCAGCAAACCATGCCTATGCTCCAGTTGCACCAGCGGCTACAGCAATAGTAGCATCGTCAGTTATTGTCACTGCATTTTTGGTTCCAATTATAACCGCTTGGTGGGCAAAACGTATCGGAGTTGTAAATAACAATGCCGCATAAAATTTTGAATATAAAAGCATTATATCTGAATCTTACATTAGGATAAATGTTATAGGGGTCAAGGGTAAGCAAGTTTCAAAATGTGTGGTTCCTTGACCCCTAAAATTCTAAAATGTTATATGTACTGCAATTTTTACTTTTCTCTAAAAAATAAAAAAATATAAAAACTGATAAAGAAAACTAGAGAAAAAAGGAAGTGGTATAATGTGAAACAAATTGCTATTATTGCCGATGATTTAACTGGGGCCTCAGATACCGGTGTTCAATTTACCCAAAAAGGACTAAGAACCTTGGTCATCTTTGATATAAAAAACTTATTTGAAGATGCTAAAAATGTGAATGTAGTTGTAATTGATACTGACAGCCGTTCTCTTACTTCTTCTGCTGCTTATCAAAAAATAAAAGAAGTTTCTCAAGTATTAAAACCTAAAGGATACAAGCTAATTTATAAAAAAATAGATTCTACACTTCGTGGAAATATTGGTGCAGAAATAGACGCCATAATGGATGTTATTACTTTTGATTTTGCAGCTATAGTGCCGGCTTATCCTAAAATGGGCCGAACCACAATTGAAGGGCAACATTTTTTACATGGAGTTCCGATTGATAAAACTGAAATCGCAAATGATCCTATATGCCCTGTCAAAGATTCCAATATAGTATCTTTATTATCGAGTCAATCAAAAAGAAATATTGGCTTAGTTAACCTGCAAACAATACGATCAGGGATTGAAAATATAAAAGCCAAAGTTGATAATTTATTAAAAAAAGATGTCCAACTAATAGTATTCGATTCTGAAACAAGTCAAGACTTAAAAATCGTAACCGAATATCTTTCTTCAAGCAACTATCAAATTCTCTGGGTTGGTTCAGCTGGGCTAGCAGAGTCTTTACTAGATGCACTTGAGTTTACCTTTAATGACATATCGCAATTTAAATTACTTTCAACAGAAAATCCGGTATTGCTTGTTATTGGAAGCATTTCAAAAATAACTCAGCAACAACTTTCAATTATACTTAAACAACCTAACGTAACTTCGGTAAAACTGGACCCATTAAATGTTTTAAAAGATGAACAATACAATAATGAAATTTCTCGTTGCCTCGTTGAAATAAAATTAGCATTAAAAAAAGGATTTGATGTGGCTTTTCATGTCAATTCGTCACCTGAAATTGTGCAAAAGACACAAGAAATAGGAAAACTTCTTAATATTCCGCAAAACCAAATATCGAATAGAATTGCAGATGCTCTTGGCATCATTTCAAGCCAAGTTATTAAGGAAATTCCTCTGCAAGGACTTATTTTAACAGGAGGAGATACAGCAAAATCAGTATGCAAACACCTTGGAGTTAGAGGTTTGAAGTTGATTAAAGAACTAGAACCAGGGGTCCCAATAAGCCAACTTATTGGCTTTGGTAATTTGTTGGCAATTACGAAAGCCGGTGCTTTTGGAACAGAAAGAACTCTTATTAATGCAGTACACTTTTTGAAAGGAGATAGGTGATATGTCAAGACCGGTAATCGGAATTACTATGGGAGATGCAGCAGGAGTAGGGCCAGAGATAATAATGAAGGCGCTACGCGATCCTGAAATTTATGCAATCTGTAAACCAT is a window encoding:
- a CDS encoding ExeA family protein, whose protein sequence is MFEHFFGFHRTPFGRDLPVNSLFTTPAHEELVSRLKYAAEKRLFALITGEVGAGKSTALRQLLSLLNPNKYRVIYISDSGLTPRHFYWEALRQLDCEPRFNRGQAKRQLHQVILDLAENQQKIPVVIVDEAHLLDREMLEEIRFLLNFRMDSYNPMSLILVGQPELRRILQLQVYEAIAQRINLRYHLPPMEREEAKGYVAHHLRTAGASSAIFTDDALDMVYEYAGGIARKINNLCIACLMAAAAEQKRLIDDRMVKVVIENEFSV
- a CDS encoding sigma-54-dependent Fis family transcriptional regulator — encoded protein: MNIVLIAPYKNLLEIAIEVKKDFDFAFNLELGDLSEGVKIAQEWEKKGADIIISRGGTYQLIKEAVSIPVVEIKVSPFDILRQFKGLIGYSEPIGVAGYMNVIYGSEVIGEVLNLNLIKIEIKKETEALFQIAEAKEKGAKIIIGDTIGACCAAQLGLKSRLIISGKEAVANALSEAFRLAEAIKSEKEKTEQIKTIVDFVHDGIIAVDKDGRISIYNKMAEKIFKKLPSEVIGKKVETVIPNTRLYEVIKTGKPEIGKIQEISGTMIATNRVPIVVGNEVVGAVATFQDVAEIQNMEQKIRRRLADKGLIASFKFDDIIFISDKMKDVVNQAKKYALLDSTVLILGETGTGKELFAQSIHNASERKNGPFVAINCAALPENLLESELFGYAEGAFTGARKGGKAGLFELAHKGTIFLDEIGEMPMGLQSKLLRVIQEKKVMRIGDDRLIPVDVRIICATNRNLIEMINEGKFKRDLFYRISILQIHIPSLRERKEDIEVLVPYFIKKYSLICKKHIQGITSRGMELLKKWDYPGNVRELESIIERACAICEGNIIDVRDIKLYNDQDSMENKVSSQSFLEIKPLDEIEKEYIKKVIKFTDGNLSEAAKKLGISRTTLWRKLKNFN
- a CDS encoding UxaA family hydrolase; translation: MKKLAVVAHPEDNVATAVQNLSKNEEVLVDVNGKELRIKLIDNIPFGHKFALKEIEMGANVVKYGEVIGRATKSIKVGEHVHVHNIESLRGRGDWEGDVK
- a CDS encoding UxaA family hydrolase, producing MKIKGFVRPDGKVGIRNHVLIIPSSVCASEVAMRIASHVNGAVALANQHGCCQIGADLELVTKTLIGLGKNPNVAAVLVVGLGCEGVPTEKVADEISKTGKKVEYIIIQDCGGTLKAEEIGTRLARQMAQEVSLLKREEVDITNLILAVECGGSDTTSGLASNPVAGYVSDKLIELGGTSMFSETTEIIGAEHLLAKRAVSKEVAQKLLEIVRRCEEKAKTMGVDMRGGQPTPGNIEGGISTIEEKSLGCIYKGGTKPVQGVLEYAEAPTGKGLYIMDTPGQDIESITGMTAGGAQLVIFTTGRGTPTGSPIAPVIKITANPDTFKKMEDNIDFNAGTIILGDETIREAGERLFSEMIEVCNGKLTKAEALKHREFGIYKLISTF
- a CDS encoding 2-keto-3-deoxygluconate permease, which gives rise to MKIKATLERVPGGMMVIPLFLGTLINTLFPNAANTFGSFTGALLTGALPILAVFFVCMGATIDFKATPYILKKGGALWITKILIGVIVGVIGAKFLGEGMIKSGPFVGLSVLALVASMNDTNGGLYMALMGQFGKKEDVAAYSVMSLESGPFFTMVTLGVAGLSAFPWQMLVGAILPLIIGMILGNLDKELREFFGRAVPVLIPFFAFGLGAKMNLLDVWKAGLVGILVGVAVVVITGTALFIADRLTGGNGIAGLAAASTAGNAAAVPAVVASANHAYAPVAPAATAIVASSVIVTAFLVPIITAWWAKRIGVVNNNAA
- a CDS encoding four-carbon acid sugar kinase family protein; this encodes MKQIAIIADDLTGASDTGVQFTQKGLRTLVIFDIKNLFEDAKNVNVVVIDTDSRSLTSSAAYQKIKEVSQVLKPKGYKLIYKKIDSTLRGNIGAEIDAIMDVITFDFAAIVPAYPKMGRTTIEGQHFLHGVPIDKTEIANDPICPVKDSNIVSLLSSQSKRNIGLVNLQTIRSGIENIKAKVDNLLKKDVQLIVFDSETSQDLKIVTEYLSSSNYQILWVGSAGLAESLLDALEFTFNDISQFKLLSTENPVLLVIGSISKITQQQLSIILKQPNVTSVKLDPLNVLKDEQYNNEISRCLVEIKLALKKGFDVAFHVNSSPEIVQKTQEIGKLLNIPQNQISNRIADALGIISSQVIKEIPLQGLILTGGDTAKSVCKHLGVRGLKLIKELEPGVPISQLIGFGNLLAITKAGAFGTERTLINAVHFLKGDR